The Elaeis guineensis isolate ETL-2024a chromosome 5, EG11, whole genome shotgun sequence DNA segment ACCAGCCCCATGGCCCTCGCCTTCTgctcttctctcctcttctcttcctccactcCTCCGCcgtcctctccttccctccctttcCGAACCTCGCCTACGGATTCCTCCCTAATAACGATCCCTGCCCCCCATCGGATACGACCCATTTCTATCCGCACCCGGCCGTCTCTCCGACCCAAGGCCACGGTCGCCGCCGACTCCCCTGCCACCGGCGGCGCCGCCCCCAGGAGCGGTCCGCCTAGGGTTTTGCTGGAGGTGAAAGATCTGAAGGCCGTGATCGCGGAGTCAGGGCAGGAGATCCTTCGTGGTGTCAATCTTACCATCTACGAGGGCGAGGTGGCTCCCCatgcttctctttctctcttagttCGAGTTTAGTGATAAATCTTCTGTAAAGTTTAAATCTTTGGTTTCGGTTGAACAGGTTCACGCGATTATGGGGAAGAATGGATCCGGGAAGAGCACGCTTGCGAAGGTGTTTTTTCTTTGGTTTTTATAGAAACAAAGGCGACTGTTTTATCTTCTATGTTTTGGTCTGAAATTAAATCACTATACGCTGACGATTTCGAGACAGCTAGTCTACTAACTGGATTATAGAAGAGCAGATTGCTAATCGAAAGTAGAATTTTGTTATTCTAATTTGTTATTATGcaatgaattgaaaaaaaaaaaaaagaaatatttgaatTCCATAGGTTTCCTCCATATATCATAGAGCGGCACTGACAAGTGAATGAAGCTCCATGATGCTGGTGATCTTATGAGGCTTAAGTTAGCATTTGCAAAGCCAATGCTGATGCTTATGTTGAATCTAGAGTAACACAGTTGCTACATATTTCCCACTAGAATTATTGTTGGACATTTGCATAAGTTATTGGTTTGCAAAAACTATGCTGAAATATTgtatttttgttgtaaaatatttttaaactatATTTGAATGAGTTGAAATTTGGAAACCAATATGGAATTTAATggtagtgattcagatggagtcATGGTGGCTGTAGTTAGTATTATGAGTTGAAGAAAATTTGAATGAGTCCAAAAGTAGAACGAGTGAAGGAGCTCACATCAAGTTATGTCAGACTTTCAATCTCACATTGCCAACACCATCTTTAGCATGTTACAAAAGTTGATTTTAACACTGAGTTTTTTTGCATAAAGCCATTGGGTGCACCTAATAAGAACTAATGGAGGAGAGTTGATCGTCTACCTCGTATAATTTTTCTCACAACTTAGTAAGAATTTCTATCCTATAAATTATTGCTTGTGATACTACAAATGTAGTTTTGGCATTTTGAGCTATGTTGTTGCAACCGGAATTGCCTATGGTTGTCTAATATGCTTTTTACATAGCCGTACAATATATAACCATGAAACATTATCTGAATGATACACACCATTCCTTCCTATTAAGGTTACACACCTCCGTCTCTATCATCTTAGATTTTGGTTTTCCTTTTATTGCCACTTAAACACAATGGAGGTTGTGCTTCTTGACGAGGCCTTGCTGCAATGCTCTTTCCTATTTAGCTGGTTCTCCATATCATCAACTATAGCTGATGCAACTCCTACACTTTCCTTAATGCTTTGCTAACCTTATGCATCCTCGTTTTATCATACATCCAAAACTCCCTccccctccttccctctctttctctctctctagatgtGCACATGTGCCTCTGTTTGTCTACATTTTTTTCCCTTTTAATCATGGTCCTTGCTCCATCAATCTATCCCACATCTTCGTTGCATGAGCACTGCAATCTAATTACAAATAGTTGGGTTGATACGGTTATCACCTTCATAATTTTAATACTATGACACCAATCCAGTCTTCTAATATTTCCTCTATTCTCACGGTCATGGTCTTGTTAAAGAGACTAGTTGACCAAATCAAACATTCTCATTCTGAACCTAAAGGCATGGCTTAGATGCATCACATTAAAAAGGATGCTTGAGCACTTACTTCATAGTTGTAGTTGATGAGAAAATTGGAGCTGTTGACAGGATCTCATTTCTTcttgaatttgattttttttttattttattagtttACAGATTTTTGAGGATGGTCTTATACATTACAGGTTCTTGTTGGTCATCCAGATTATGAGGTAACTGGAGGCAGTGTTATCTTCAAAGGTGAGAACTTGCTAGAGATGGAGCCAGAGGAAAGATCTCATGCTGGGCTTTTCATGAGTTTCCAGACCCCTGTTGAGATACCAGGCGTAAGCAACTTTGACTTTCTAAACATGGCATACAATGCTCAAAGAAAAAAGCTAGGGCTACCTGAGCTACCTCCTCTTGAGGTTCGGACACATTTTCATTTTTGTTTGGTTCTGGTAGCTTTGATTATCTTGCTTTTATTATATTGATTTACAAATCTTTCTTATTTTGAAACACTAGAACCTCAAATTGTAACAAGCACTTCTTGTAGTCATCTTTGGTATGCTGAAAGGTTTTATGGTTTCATGACTATATGGATCTTATGCCGCCATATTTACCAGACTTCAGATAATGGGTTCTTTGGCTTGCTTCAACACAGGAAAGAATCAACAACTCTATTATCCAGTTTAGtcaaatttagacttaattgttTTGGTGCCAACAAAGCATTCCGACTTGATGCCATGCTTTGCATGGTCGCTGGTTTCTGCATCTCTGTTTTTATTAAAGATAGCTGCATAAAGTAAGAACTGAGAGAGATGGtgagtaaatatatttttttagtttcaatTGAGAGAGGCAACTAAAGTTGCTGTGGCTGTTATgctcattttttttcaaaaaacattTTGCTCATGATGTTTGTATACCATCTTTTAACTACACATGTAAAAGCTAATGTTTGCTTTACCTAGATGCTGTCATGCTTTACAAGTTTGAGAATGACTGAGAAAACATCAATGCATGTAGAAAATGAATTTTTGTGTTATTGTCTTGAAAGCGGAAGATACTCATTTTGTGACACTAAACATTTTGATGGTTGTCATAGTTCTGATATTATCAGAATAGATGCTGTGCATCAGTGATTCTTACCTGTCGTTGTCCCATATAATAGAAGACAAGCTAGATGATGCCTGACTATGTGTGAAGCTTCCACATCTGTCCTTCTGTTTTCTGTTCCCTTAGCTGTGTAAATAAAGGAGAAAATTTGTGTTTATGCGAGTTTTATACTGTTCTTGTCTACAACTAGCTCCCTTTTTTCCCCCTGTTTTTAGAGAATGTGGTGGAGGAACTTGTGGATGGTTTAATTTCGTTAATGGTCACATACTTTTACAGTTCTATAGTTATGTCTCTCCCAAAGCTGCTGCTATTAATATGGATCTAAGGTTTCTAGACAGAAACGTGAATGAAGGGTTTAGTGGTGGCGAAAAGAAGCGCAACGAGATTTTGCAACTTGCGGTATGGAATCTGATCTTTGTCTTAGGCAATGAACTTCAGTTATTTAACTGACACAATCATGCTAATACTCATCTTTGACTTCTGTTGATTGTTCATGATGGCTGCATCTTTTTCATATATTGTGCATGTTTTCCTTCTGTGGAAACTGTTTTCAATGCAAATTAGGTTGACTTAACTTGAAAAATCATACTTCCCCCTTTTCTTTGAATATCATAAACATTTGATATTATTTTGCTTTCTTTCTGAGTAAACACCTTTATCTATCTTCTTATACTCATAGACGGCCTGCTTACAATTATACAGTTCAATAATGCAACTTGAGTGACTCCACTCTAATAACTTGCATATTTCCTTCATAAATACAAGTGATTAGAATTATGATAATCGAATATGTAAGATGATAAATAGGCTAAAGATATAATATAAGGAAATGAATTTCACTTGTTttgatttgaaagaaataaattatatcaTTCCACTCTTTTACTAGAACATGCGTCAGAGGAAACAAATGCAGAGACACCCCAATAGCTTTCATGGGTTTGCAAAGAATTTCCACTAATAATTATTTTGCATTATTACACTGACTTCGATTTCTATATTCCTCTATAACACAAGTTTGTTGCCAACTTTATGAAGCACTTGAATCATAtgaatatataaaatatctattggaATTGTGAAGTAGACAATGTAAGTTTCACTTATAAAATATacatgaaaagagaaaaaacGGAATGTAGTGGATAAAGTTAGTGTAATTACAATCATTTTCTCTTGGTTGGGGAGATGGACAGGAGAATGACTGTGCATTTTTGATATGGTGGACTGCTTCCAAACTCCAACTACTATATAGTTGCAATAGATTCAAGTTACTTAAGTTTGATGATTTGGATCATATCAGCTTGATGGTAGCCCAAGATTTGCCAATCTGGCACTTGCTATAAATCTTAAGTAACCAATAAGTAGATCTGGATAGGCCTCCAAGTTGCATTTTATACTTGAATATCACGATCCATAATGAAATTTAGTTCCTCGTAAGTTAATTGATGACAGGGCACTTGATGGGTAGTGTATGGAAGATGGGTAGTGCAAATGGGTAGTATATGGAAGATGATGGGGGTACATGATGGGGGCATCTTTGTGCAGTATAATGGAGCCGTCTGAGTTTGTTTTTACTTCCAATCACGTCTGGCAGACTTGTTTACAATAACTTGATATTGCACTGTGAACACATTTGAAAAAAAGAGCTGAAAATGTCGGGAATCTGGGTATTGGAACTTGGGCAAGGTTACACTTTATGGATATATGCTATGCACTTTCTTTACACTGATTTTACGAAACTTCATATTGCGGTCAATTCTCGTAAGTGTAATTCTATTGCCGACATGGTGATCAGTGTCTTGCTCATGTCTATATAATTACATCTTTTTAATGTAACGACACATTTCTcgcttgtgccattttcaatagtaTACCAAGAATCATATTGGATTCCTGTATTTTTCAGGTTCTTGAGGCAGATTTGGCAATTTTAGATGAGATTGATTCAGGGTTAGATGTTGATGCACTTCAAGATGTAGCAAAAGCTGTTAATGGGCTTTTAACACCCAATAATTCTGTTTTGATGATTACACATTATCAACGCCTTCTGGAATATATCAAGCCCAGCTATGTCCATATCATGGTAAGAGGCTAATAGATATTAGAATCGGAGATTTGCATTACTTAAGTGCTTATTTTACTGACAACCATACTGTCGAATTTGTCATACCACTATTTTTATGGATCTTTTTGTGTGGCTTGTCCTTGCATTTCTTATACTGAACTTACCTTGCTAGGAATTGGACTTTATGGTGTTTATCAAGTAAATGTTTACTTGCCAGGAAGGGTCTCCTGATCCTATTTCTGGCATGTTTTAATTTGTCCAAGGATTTCCTGGCTATTGTGCTGTCTGAACATTGACTTTCAGATAATCCCTAAAAGGAGTTATACTGCCTTGCTAGTATGAATCCACATGTTTAGACCAACAATGTTGCAGCATAAAAAGAACCTTTTGAGAATGACTCCTTGAATagggataaattttttctttctttctttctttctttttttttttcaattgcagTATCGATTGCCCTGGCAAACAAAGCAGCACAGCATGCAAATGCAAACCATTTGAAATTCATTTACTGGTTGTCTGATCTTGATCAAACAGTTGATAGTAAACTGTGGTTACTGCATCTATGTTATTGCTGCACAATTTTTGGTTAGATTACTATAACACAGCCTTCTCACTTGGACATGTTCAGGAGGATGGCACAATTGTAAGGACTGGTGATGTTTCACTGGCAAAACAACTTGAGAAGGAGGGCTACAGGGCATTCTCTATTTCATGATATTGTAAAGTCAGTACCCAAATTAACCTTTGCTTTGTTTCGTTTGTTCTTTTTTCTGGTTTTCTCTGATTAAGAATTGGAAATTTTTTGTCGGACTATGTATATAAAGTGATCATTGGCCATGATTTTAAATAACAGATATGATGACTATACATATATCATTGCCAGATATCACAAACCATACGTATGCACCATTTAAAGGAAACACATGCTGATGCAgtgtttaaaatttaatattttatcattattccccagccttttaaaaaaattgaattagtGTTTGCACCAAAATGAATTGGATGATTGCATGGTGTGCCATGATTTAAGTGTAGGAACAATTCATTCGTAAGCTGAGGTACTACAAGCGGTTTTTCCAAGTTCTTGATATTTCCAATTGTGTTTGCAATTTTTCAATACCAAATCGCAATTGTAGCTATTAACTGTTGCAAACCAGTGATAACTGGATCTTATCAATCTAGCTGGCAGAAGCTACTGCCTATATGACTAATCCTTTTTAAATGCCTATACCCGCATCACTAATCTACCATGAGTATCGCCAAGTATTGACACCATGCAAGATCACCAAGCATGACGTTGAATTTGCCTCTCCAACTGTTGATTGGCTAGGGAGAGTATGAAGACCATATTTCCTTTTTCCAGTCCATACATTGGAGAACAGagggtgtaaaaaaaaaaattccgccAATTACAAAATAGATGACCTATAGATTACAGTTGTTATTTGTAGGCTGTTACATCTATGTTATGTCAGTGCAATATTTGTTACATATAGTGTGTCAATTGTTGCAATGGCTTGATGTAAAGATTGTAATAGTTGCTACTtgacatttatttttttctaatattttgatatttagtTCTAAATGATGTCTACCTTGGAGTTATTGATATATAAAGTAAATCTAGTGAAAATGAAATATCTATGATGCTACAATAGGCGTTGTATACAAGTAAAAtgatactttaaaaaaaataagcaaATAAAGGTCAATTGTTTAATAATGTTCCAAAATCATGGCTATTATACAGGCTATAAGAATGCAAGGAAAGGAAGTGATTGCATTTAGATGCACGTTGACTAACTAAAATCTTCTTCTAACTAGTTTTGTTGCCCTTTCCTGACCATATGTTCACACTTTTTTCTACAGCTAAAACATATATCAAATATGCTCTAAAGAACTTATattaatttatagaattataagaATACACATAGCATCAATTCTACAGTAGAACATCTTAAATCCAGAGTGAACAATATCTAAAGCATATATAACACAAACAGGAGAAGATCAACAATTACAAATTACAAGCCCAGCAAAAAATCTAAGCCGTCAAATCGGGCTGAAAGGATCTGGCGGTGGCTTGGATTGATGATCAAACACGAGGCTCTGTTTGGACTTCAGTGCTTTGCAGGTGCAGCCAACTCCAGTCCTTGGAGTCATGTTCGTGCAGAATTGCATCATATTGGGAGCTCTCATGGATATCAAGCCCGTTTGCTCCAGCAACAATGGACTCCCTCTTTGCAGAACCAACCACCCCACCTCCATCCTCTGAGATGGCTAAATTGCTGTCATCAGAGATCATTCTATTGTGATTTCCATTATCTCTACTGGTCAACTCCAACATTCTTTCATCACCAAGAGCTGCTGCTTTGTCAACAGTGGGAACTACCGGGTCTGACGCTGGACCAGGCTGGCCTTTGGAAGTGGTTGGACGAATGCTCTGAGGGAAGAGAGAGGCCCTGCGAATGCCTTGCCGGATGTCCTAGAATCAAATTAATTACAATGCTTTAATGGTAGAATGTTGATGGTTTCACCAAATATGCAGTATCTAAGCTCACCATATGCCTGAGAGCCATGTCAAGCGACTTCTTGGTGAACATCCTTCCGAATCCGGTGCTATCTGTGGATGAAGCTGGCTTGCTGGATCTCCCGACTGCAGTCTCTGATACAACATCCTTCTGGCTTTCAGGTTGGCTGACAAGGTGCCCGTTGCTGTGTGTTCGGCTCTTTGGTGAATTGTCTGAGATCCTGCCTCGAGTGACGATGGGTGAGGACTGCCATCGATTCGAGCTCATCGGAGCTGCTGCTGCTGGTGTCTTAGAATTTGGATTTGCCTGGACTGTTAATGGTATTCCTGGGCGTTCCTTGCTGGCAGAAGTAGGTCTTTCAGGCAGTTTGTTTCTGAGGTTTGTTGGAACTTCATGTGGGAAATTTGGGCGGGCTCGTGGCTGTATGAAAACTTGTGTTTGCGGGGCTGGCGAGCTCGGACGTGATCTGGATGCAGGGTTTCTGCCATTTGTTATTGGAACATGACCAACGGAGAGAGAGCGAGCCATAGTTTGAGCTGGTGCTGGCATGGAGGTGCGACGATTGGGGGTCGATGATCTGGAGTTTGAGGTGGTTGGAGCTGGGACTGGTGTAGGATTGCGACGAGTTGGGGTTGATGGTCTGGAATTTGAACGTGCCGCGGCCTGAACTAGAATTGGAATGAGTAGAAAGAACACGAGTTTGGGTTGTTGGAGTAGAAGGTCTAGAATTTTGCGATTGTCTGGGTTTGTCTCCGGAAGAACTGGAAGATGTTTGAGTTTTGGAAGGGGTAGACGGACGTGATGGCACCGGACGGGAGGCTGGGATTGAGTTTGTCCTTGTGGTGGATGCAGTGGTTGGGCGTTTGCCAGGGGTTGTGGGTCTAGAGGTGACTGAGGCTGAGCTAGTGTTGAGGACTGATGTTCTATCGTTGTTAGAGTAGTAGCTGGAGAAGTTTGTGCTAGAGAGAGAAGCGCGAGTCGCTGAACCACTTCTGGTTGGTCTAGTAGATTGGCCATTCACTGATTGAGATGCAGATAACTGCAGGAAATAAAAATGGAGATGGTGAGACCCCAATACTTGCAAGTAGGAAGTCCAGATTTAGTTAAATAAACATATCTTTGTGTTAGACCGAAGAACTAATAAAAGTCTGTATGAACTTAGTGTTACAAATTGAGTATTTGAGTACATGTAAGTGATGCCCCAAAAGAAACTAAACTGAAGTTGAACTGTAAATCATATTGCGGTAAACTGGTtgttaatgttttttttttttttttttgagaagaaatgGTTGTTACAGTTACACTGCAACATTATAGTATCTTTAAGGTGTCGGGCAGAGTAAAGCATACCCTCGAAGCTTTTGTTGTTGAGACTGATCTGACATTGGAACTGCTCCTTGGAACTGTTGAGGATAGTTGGTGTTCGCTGGCATATAAAGAAGAGAAGGGAGGGGTGCCAGGGGGAGTCAGAAGCCTGTCCGATGAATTCATATTAAACCCTTAGTTAGCTTCCAGACTCCCTAAACGGAGAGAAAAGGAAAATGCCATAGACTTGAAGACAGGCTAAAGGATGAAACATTTTTCTTGGTAATGCAGATGTTTGGTAAATTATATCTCCTAAGCTTGCCATTCCATTTAGTAGCAACATATTTACATTATGATTTAGATTCACATCCTTGGTACAAAGTCATGAATGGCTTCAGCATTGATGAAATTGCAGAATCTACTTAATTGAGAAGAAGGTAACAAATTAAAATGCTATGACAAGAGTAAAATGTCAAACCTCTATACATGATGAGTAATGCCCCTATTTCAACACTTCAAACTTAAATCCAAGTAAAACTAGTCATATAATGTGACAACCACGAAAGCCTTGAGTTTTTAACAGACGCAGTTCTTTTTTCTCCCTCATAAAAAGTATATTGATGCTACGAAATGTGAATCATGGATATATTTTTGGAGAGAGAGACGATTTTGTTTATTAAAT contains these protein-coding regions:
- the LOC105044852 gene encoding ABC transporter I family member 6, chloroplastic isoform X2 — translated: MALAFCSSLLFSSSTPPPSSPSLPFRTSPTDSSLITIPAPHRIRPISIRTRPSLRPKATVAADSPATGGAAPRSGPPRVLLEVKDLKAVIAESGQEILRGVNLTIYEGEVHAIMGKNGSGKSTLAKVLVGHPDYEVTGGSVIFKGENLLEMEPEERSHAGLFMSFQTPVEIPGVSNFDFLNMAYNAQRKKLGLPELPPLEFYSYVSPKAAAINMDLRFLDRNVNEGFSGGEKKRNEILQLAVLEADLAILDEIDSGLDVDALQDVAKAVNGLLTPNNSVLMITHYQRLLEYIKPSYVHIMYRLPWQTKQHSMQMQTI
- the LOC105044852 gene encoding ABC transporter I family member 6, chloroplastic isoform X1, which codes for MALAFCSSLLFSSSTPPPSSPSLPFRTSPTDSSLITIPAPHRIRPISIRTRPSLRPKATVAADSPATGGAAPRSGPPRVLLEVKDLKAVIAESGQEILRGVNLTIYEGEVHAIMGKNGSGKSTLAKVLVGHPDYEVTGGSVIFKGENLLEMEPEERSHAGLFMSFQTPVEIPGVSNFDFLNMAYNAQRKKLGLPELPPLEFYSYVSPKAAAINMDLRFLDRNVNEGFSGGEKKRNEILQLAVLEADLAILDEIDSGLDVDALQDVAKAVNGLLTPNNSVLMITHYQRLLEYIKPSYVHIMEDGTIVRTGDVSLAKQLEKEGYRAFSIS